The genome window TTCTCCGACTCTTTTGGAACTCTGCACAAGTTCCTATGATTTTTTGCACGTTTTTTGCAGGCCCTATTCTACCATATTGAAAAGGAAATCCACCAGAGGTGGATTTCCTGAGAGTTGGGCTGTCTCTTGTTTTTTTTTAAGATTACGACTCTTTAAACTGAGCCACCACGGCCTGAATAGAAGCCTTGGCATCTCCAAAGAGCATGCGTGTATTTTCCTTGAAAAAGAGAGGGTTCCCGATTCCGGCGAATCCGGTTCTCATGGATCGTTTCAAGACGAAGACCGTCCTGGCCTTATCGGCACTGATGATGGGCATTCCATAAATAGGACTGTTTTCCACTTCCCTGGCGGCTGGATTCACCACGTCATTGGCCCCGATCACAATGGCCACATCCACCGTTTCCATCATGGGATTGATATCATCCATCTCTCTCATTTTATCATAGGAGACATTGGCTTCTGCCAGGAGAACATTCATATGCCCGGGCATCCTACCGGCTACGGGATGTATGGCAAAATTAACTTCGGCACCGTTTTGTTCCAGAAGATCTGCTAATTCCCGCACCACATGCTGTGCCTGGGCAACAGCCATACCATATCCTGGAATAATGACCACCGATGAAGCTGCTTCGAGAATAAGATAGGCATCCTCAGAATTGATGGGCCTGATCTCTCCTTCATCCCCTTCCTCTGCAACAACACTGCCTCCGGCAGAACCAAAACCACTGAAAAGGACATTGGTTAAAGACCGGTTCATGGCCTTGCACATGATGTTTGTCAGAATAATACCACTGGCACCCACCAGAGCACCAGAAACGATTAAAAGGTTATTCCTGATGGCAAACCCGGCAGCACAGGCAGCCAGTCCCGAATAGGAGTTCAGCAGGGAGATCACCACAGGCATATCCGCTCCACCGATGGGAATGACAACCATAACACCTAAGATACCTGATAAGATCACAGCATACAGAATCAGAGAAGACCGGGAGATCCCTGCCAGATCAGGAAACAGGAAGAGGACTCCAAAACAGAGTAAGGCAAGGAGGATCAGAGAATTCACAAATTGCTGTCCCCGGAAAAGGACCGGTTTAGTTGTTATTTTCCCATCCAATTTACCAAAGGCAACCATGCTTCCTGTAAAGGTGATCCCTCCGATAAACACAGAAAGATAAAGCGTCGTGAGGGTAAAAGATTCTGTGTTGGGACTCTTAAAAAACAGAACCCAGGCTACCAGAAGACTGGCAATTCCTCCAAAACCATTGAAGGCGGCCACCATCTGGGGCATATCGGTCATCGCCACCAGACGGGCAGCCAGAACACCTATAAGAGCCCCAAGAACGATCCCGATGAGTATCCATTGATAAGATAGAATGTTGCGGTCCAGTAGGGTAATAATGACAGCCAGAAACATGCCCACCGCAGATAGGAGATTCCCCCGTCGGGCCGTTGCAGGAGAACTCATGAGTTTGAGACCCATTATAAAAAGAACGGAACAGACAATATATACGCTATTGATGAGGAATATCATGAATCTGACTCCTTCTTCTTTTTGAACATGCCCAGCATCCTGTCAGTGACCAAATAGCCTCCCACGACATTAATGGTCGCAAAGGCGACAGCTAGTGTCCCCAGAACAATGGTCACCCTGGAATCGGCGCTCCCGGCGGATGTCAGGGCACCGACCAGAGTGATTCCCGAAATGGCATTACTCCCTGACATCAAAGGCGTATGCAAGGTTGAGGGAACCTTACGGATCAACTCCAACCCCAAAAAAATTGATAGTATCAATACGAAGAAAAGATAAACTGCATCCATATCAGGATTCCTCCTTGAAGCGTTCGTGTACGATGGCGCCTCCCCGCGTGATGACGCATCCCGTGAGGATTTCGTTCTCCCCTTCCAGAACAGGCCCCTTGGCCTCTGGACTCCAGAAGGTCTCAAGAAAGGCTGTAACATTTCCGGAATACATTTGACTGGCGTGAAAGGGAACCGCCATTTCCCCTTTTCCATACCCAAGAATATGAACCCCGTCCACGGTAACCAGCTGGTCCGGCAGAGCTCCCTCTACATTCCCTCCACTATCTACAGCCATGTCTACCAGAAGGCTCCCTGGAGACATTTTCTGAATCATTTCTTTATTAATAATAACTGGAGCCTTCCTTCCAAAAAGCTTGGCTGTGGTGATGACCACATCGGACTGGCTGCAAACTTTTGTCATGAGTTCCCGCTGTTTCTGAAGCTGCTCCTCAGTCAGCTCTCGGGCATAACCATCCTTGGTCTGTCCTGTATCTCCCAAGTCTATTTTGATAAAACGGGCTCCCAGGGAGTGGACCTGTTCTTCCACCACGGGCCTGGTGTCAAAGGCGGATACACTGGCTCCCAGTCTCTTGGCTGTAGCAATGGCCTGAAGTCCTGCAACACCGGCTCCAATGACAAAAACCTTAGAAGGTGAGACAGTCCCTGCGGGTGTCATCATCATGGGAAAAACTTTCTTCTGGATTTCGGCGGCTTTAATTACGGCCATATACCCCGCCAAGGAAGCCTGGGAACTCAGGACATCCATCTTTTGGGCGATGGTACTCCGGGGAATCATTTCCAGACTCACAGCAGTCATTCCCGCAGAAGAGAGAGAACTGATCAGTTTCTTTTCATTAAAAGGATCCAGCTGGCAGATCAGGGCTGCCCCCGAAGACAACCGGGTGATATCCGAGGCTTCCGGTTTGCCGACCATAACCAGGATGTCCGCCTTTTTAAGGAGATCCTCCCGGGAATCCAGGATTTCACAACCTGCTTCCCGGTACATGTCATCAGAATAACCGGATTTTAAGCCGGCTCCCGACTGCAAAGCGACAGAAGCCCCCTCCCATTTCAGAATTTTACGAATCGAATCAGGGACCAAAGCCACTCTGGTTTCACCCACTGCCGATTCAACAGGCACAGCAATCAACATAGTTTATTCTCCTGTTATTTGTAGATTATCCCCCTCTAGGGAGGACAGACACCACGAAACGGATTCTATTCCAGCTTTTTGGGACTGCAAAGCAAATCCTTATTGGTAGAGACTCTTAGGCATTTTTTACAGATGTATTTAGGATGAAGGACTTCTGCAATGATGGCCTCTTCCTTCTTTTTCAGGCCATCCCCGGCCAATTTACACATTTTCTTTTTTAACTGAGCCATAAAACCCATCCTCCAGTTAGTCATGTCTAATATTTTAATTATAATATAGAGAGACGGGGTTTTGCATACTTTTTCTTACTTTCGGCTCCACAGGGCAAACAATTCGGGGCTCATTCCTGTGTATTTCTCAAAATGAGGCTTGAGCAGGTCTTCTCCGCTTAACCCCAATTTGATGAGCACATCTTCCCAGGAGAATCCTCGGGATAAATAACGGCAGGCCATATTGCAATAAACACGAATGTTCAGGTCTTCAGGCTGAACAGGACAAACTGAAAAATACACACCTCCCTCTGAGGCATGGTCAGAAACAATGGGAGAAGTGATGTCCGGGATAAAATAAAGGGGCCTCATATCGGCTGTATCGAACAGTCCCGGCATAAAGTCCAACGAAAAAATGGGTTTGGAGAAAAGAGCTGTCCCTAGCTGGAACGGATGATGAGATTCTTTAGAAATGCTGCGGGTAAAATAACGAGGATTCCCAGAAAAACAACAAGTTCTGTCCCAAGAGAACTATCCTTATTTCTTTTTCCATGGAGACGATCGATGAAGAGGGACATGGCTCCCCCATTGGCATTGCCCATCATGATCATTTTTATAGAGGCAAGAATTCCTGCTGCCTGATCTTTGCCATATGACTCAACCAGCCTTTCGTAGGCTTGTGCATCATAAGAACCGGAAGTATCGGCATAGTGCTGGGCAAACAAAAGAGCCATCCTCTGACTGCTGTCTGCTGCGGCCAAATCGCCTTCCATAAGCTGTGCTAAATCCTCCTCGGAGGAACCCGACTTCAAAGCCTGTTTTGTGTGAACATAGGAGCAGTACTGACAGCCATTCACCTGAGTCACAGCCAGCATGATAAGACTTCTAAAGTTCTTATCCACCAATTTGATTTCTTTGCCATAGGACATCATCCCAGCTACCGCCTTGTCTACGATACGGACAAACTCACGAATACCAAAGATTTTCCCTGTATATACATCCTGCATTGTACTGACACTCCATCTCTATATCCAACATTAGATTCTTTATATATATTCAATATACTAAAAAGCGGTATAAAAAGGAACAGCCTCATATAACATATGAGGCTGTTCCAAATTGTATAAATCAAATAGAAATGAAATTAATTGAGAAATCAGATCTCTATGGGATTCGCAAAAGGAATAGCAAAAACTTTGATTCCCTCATTGGTAAAACGTTCTTTAATCTTTTTGAGGGCAGCCACAAAACGCAAAGCCATATCGTCCTCTGTATAAATAAGATAAATAAAGTTCTCTTCGGGCCAGACAGCATTTCCCGCCTTGGGTTCCGAGTGTCCCCGTCCATGAACGGCATTCAGACGGGTGTAGGAAAAGTCTATTTCGACACTCTTCAGAGCATCCTGAATATCATCTTCTACTGTATTATTGGCAATGATTTCCAATCGGGTCATGCGTATTTTCTCCTATTCAAGCCTGCAAACAGCAGGGGGGTTACAAACAGAGTCATCAGGGTACTCACAAAGAGGCCGCCGATAATTGTTTGAGCAATGGGCTGAACCTGCTCCGTACCGGCACCACCGAAGAAAGCCAGGGGAAACATCCCCAGAATGGTTGTGGCCGTTGACATAAGTATGGGTCTGAGCCTGTTCCCTGCGGCATTCACACAGGCATCTCTCAGATTATGGCCCCGCTTCAGAAGCATGTTGGTATAATCCACTAAAACGATTCCGCTGTTGACAACCAGTCCGACCAGAACGACCAGACCGACTCCACTCATCATACTGAAGGTATTTCCCGAAAGGGTATAAAACCAGACTACCCCGATCATCATCAAAGGGATGGTAAAGAAGATGATAAAGGGATCTTTCAATGACTCAAATTGAGCGGCCATGATACCGAATACCAGCAGGATTGCGATAATGGCGATGATAAGCATCTCATGTCCCATGGAGCTTATATCCTCAAAGTCTCCTCCCAGACTGTAGGAAACATCGTCTGGAACAACAATCTGTGTATCGATAAGATTCTGAATATCCTTTTGAGCTTCCGTTGAGGCATACCCAGTCATGAGGCCGCCAGTGACATGCACAACGGTGGTTTCATTATCCCTGTTGATCGAAACGGGACCGGAAGACTTGATAAAATGAGCCACATTGGAGACCGCGATCCTGGTCCCGGAACTGTTAACCACAAAGATTTTACTCAAGTCGGGCACAGAACTCCTGTCTGTCTCTCTGAGGATCAGCTCAACATCCAGTTCTTCCCCTCCAACCCGATAGGTGGTGGCTGTCTTACCAT of Oceanispirochaeta crateris contains these proteins:
- a CDS encoding NAD(P) transhydrogenase subunit alpha → MDAVYLFFVLILSIFLGLELIRKVPSTLHTPLMSGSNAISGITLVGALTSAGSADSRVTIVLGTLAVAFATINVVGGYLVTDRMLGMFKKKKESDS
- a CDS encoding NAD(P) transhydrogenase subunit alpha produces the protein MLIAVPVESAVGETRVALVPDSIRKILKWEGASVALQSGAGLKSGYSDDMYREAGCEILDSREDLLKKADILVMVGKPEASDITRLSSGAALICQLDPFNEKKLISSLSSAGMTAVSLEMIPRSTIAQKMDVLSSQASLAGYMAVIKAAEIQKKVFPMMMTPAGTVSPSKVFVIGAGVAGLQAIATAKRLGASVSAFDTRPVVEEQVHSLGARFIKIDLGDTGQTKDGYARELTEEQLQKQRELMTKVCSQSDVVITTAKLFGRKAPVIINKEMIQKMSPGSLLVDMAVDSGGNVEGALPDQLVTVDGVHILGYGKGEMAVPFHASQMYSGNVTAFLETFWSPEAKGPVLEGENEILTGCVITRGGAIVHERFKEES
- a CDS encoding NAD(P)(+) transhydrogenase (Re/Si-specific) subunit beta, with amino-acid sequence MIFLINSVYIVCSVLFIMGLKLMSSPATARRGNLLSAVGMFLAVIITLLDRNILSYQWILIGIVLGALIGVLAARLVAMTDMPQMVAAFNGFGGIASLLVAWVLFFKSPNTESFTLTTLYLSVFIGGITFTGSMVAFGKLDGKITTKPVLFRGQQFVNSLILLALLCFGVLFLFPDLAGISRSSLILYAVILSGILGVMVVIPIGGADMPVVISLLNSYSGLAACAAGFAIRNNLLIVSGALVGASGIILTNIMCKAMNRSLTNVLFSGFGSAGGSVVAEEGDEGEIRPINSEDAYLILEAASSVVIIPGYGMAVAQAQHVVRELADLLEQNGAEVNFAIHPVAGRMPGHMNVLLAEANVSYDKMREMDDINPMMETVDVAIVIGANDVVNPAAREVENSPIYGMPIISADKARTVFVLKRSMRTGFAGIGNPLFFKENTRMLFGDAKASIQAVVAQFKES
- a CDS encoding carboxymuconolactone decarboxylase family protein — translated: MQDVYTGKIFGIREFVRIVDKAVAGMMSYGKEIKLVDKNFRSLIMLAVTQVNGCQYCSYVHTKQALKSGSSEEDLAQLMEGDLAAADSSQRMALLFAQHYADTSGSYDAQAYERLVESYGKDQAAGILASIKMIMMGNANGGAMSLFIDRLHGKRNKDSSLGTELVVFLGILVILPAAFLKNLIIRSS
- a CDS encoding PG0541 family transporter-associated protein; the protein is MTRLEIIANNTVEDDIQDALKSVEIDFSYTRLNAVHGRGHSEPKAGNAVWPEENFIYLIYTEDDMALRFVAALKKIKERFTNEGIKVFAIPFANPIEI